AGCGGCGCCTAACAACTCAGAAGTGGTAGCCCTACAGGGTTATAATTATATGGCACAATTAGCAGCTGACTCGGGAAACAGAGGTCAAATGCTTTCTCCAAAAGTAATGCAGCACTTTAGCATTGCATTGAAAATAAACCCAGAAAACCCAAGAGCTCAAGCGCTATTAGCACAAATGCAGTTTGGTATGGCCCAATTCTTTGGATCGCCAACTGATAAGCCTTGTGCTATGGTTAAAAAGACTTTACCAGCATTTGATGCACAAGAAACTGGCAAAAGCCTAGACCCGACTTGGGGTAAGGACATGGCGGAGTCGTTAATAGCACAGTGCGGTAAATAATACTTTACATTAAGGTTGGTTCTCTTAATAGGGAACCAACGTTTACACTTTTTGATACCCTTATGGAATTGCTAGAAAAAATACTCATAACCTCTCACGTTGTAACCGCAATTATCTCCCTATTGACTGGTTTAAGCGCGGCATTTTTCGGGAAGAAAGGTGGAAAGTTGCACAGACAAGTAGGTAAAGTATACTTCTGGTGTATGTTTTGGGTGTTTATCAGTGCGATGCTCAT
This is a stretch of genomic DNA from Roseivirga misakiensis. It encodes these proteins:
- a CDS encoding tetratricopeptide repeat protein; the encoded protein is MKKIFLLIALLIAGFSLHGQGQEAYIKAMQKGLTALGQAGSLEETQAVASQFERISAKIDSEWHPHYYAALSYINMSFKAEDIATKDSYTSKAQTFIDKAKAAAPNNSEVVALQGYNYMAQLAADSGNRGQMLSPKVMQHFSIALKINPENPRAQALLAQMQFGMAQFFGSPTDKPCAMVKKTLPAFDAQETGKSLDPTWGKDMAESLIAQCGK